A genomic window from Alkalihalobacillus sp. AL-G includes:
- a CDS encoding glycosyltransferase — MISVITCTMRDACMKNVFENYERQQFEKKELIIYLTREDMDRSKWEEESSRFDNVSVFQVSERISLGACLNKAVQQARYDLIANFEDDDYYSPNYLSESNAVLIQSGADIIGKTTVYLYMPDRKMLTEFNSNNEHQFVNDQKRIGSQYLQGGTIFFKKEIINDVPFRDQVRELDRLFCQDCVAKGFKVYSAGKESFVYIRNDTDGNHTWKVPNDLIMNVSRLVAYTDDFRPYIATKDIEGENG; from the coding sequence ATGATTTCCGTCATTACATGTACGATGAGAGATGCTTGTATGAAAAATGTATTCGAAAATTATGAACGTCAACAGTTTGAAAAGAAAGAATTAATCATCTATTTGACGAGAGAAGATATGGATCGATCAAAATGGGAAGAAGAGTCTAGTCGTTTTGACAATGTTTCAGTATTTCAAGTGAGTGAACGCATTTCACTCGGAGCCTGCTTGAATAAGGCGGTACAACAAGCAAGGTATGATCTCATTGCAAACTTCGAGGATGATGATTATTATTCACCGAATTATTTGAGCGAATCGAACGCTGTATTGATTCAGTCAGGTGCAGATATCATAGGGAAAACAACCGTTTATCTCTATATGCCCGATAGAAAGATGCTAACGGAATTCAATTCGAACAATGAGCATCAATTTGTAAACGATCAAAAAAGGATTGGAAGCCAGTATTTACAGGGTGGCACTATATTTTTCAAGAAGGAGATCATCAATGACGTTCCATTTCGAGATCAAGTACGTGAATTGGATCGTCTGTTTTGTCAGGACTGTGTAGCGAAAGGATTTAAAGTCTATTCTGCGGGGAAAGAGAGTTTCGTCTATATCCGGAATGATACGGATGGAAATCACACGTGGAAGGTTCCGAACGATCTGATCATGAATGTAAGCCGATTGGTCGCTTATACCGATGATTTCAGGCCATATATAGCTACAAAGGACATCGAGGGGGAGAACGGTTGA